Sequence from the Panicum virgatum strain AP13 chromosome 5N, P.virgatum_v5, whole genome shotgun sequence genome:
TTGCAGGACATATGGAATACCACATGGTATCCTAAGGCTGCAGATCATGTAACCACAGAGAAGACATGGTATGTTGTTGATGCAACAGATAAGATTCTAGGCAGGCTAGCATCCACCATTGCAGTACATATCAGGGGAAAGAATGAACCCACGTACACTCCCAGTGTGGACATGGGCGCTTTTGTTATTGTGGTAAGCATGCTCTCAGTAGCTATAATATTAGTATACACAGTAGGGCAACTTCCTTCAGATTCTCTTAAAAAATGTCCTAATATTAGCAGCAGAGGCAGATAAATTCCACATATCATCTTTAAACTAAGATTGTGTTATGTAAGTGTAGTCCTTCCGACACTTGTACATCTCTAAAGGCTCATTACCACACAGATCTTATGCATTCATGTGATGCTGTGCTGAGAGTCATTTACGTCTTTTTATTATTTGCATAGGTCAATGCAGAGAAGGTTGCTGTTTCTGGTAAAAAGCGGTCGCAGAAGCTCTATAGGAGGCACTCTGGACGGCCTGGAGGGATGAAAGAAGAAACTTTTGACCAACTTCAGAAAAGGATTCCAGAAAGAATCATCGAACATGCAGTGCGTGGCATGCTTCCCAAGGGCAGGGTAAGATACCATCTTGTATTAGCTGATTGCATCAGATCTACCAAAAATGAAAATGGCAACCAATTTTCAGGGTGGCCTTTCTTTTCAAAGTAACGAAAGTTGCAACTCTATACTAGTTAGCAGCTGTCTGAGATATTTGTGAGATTGAGAACTACGCACTGTTCGCGTACACGGCCGTTTAGCCTGTACACGCTACACAGTGGCTTGCTGTATCCCGTTTAATCACCGTTTAGTCCGTTTAAATGGCCGTTTATTCTGAATAAATAGCTAAACGGTAGGTGTCTGTTTCGTCCGTTTAAATGTTTAGGCTGACACTGGAACTACGTTTAGGCTCATGCATCAGCATATGCACCTGAGTGAAAACATGGCTTTCAGCATACATCACTTGACTAAATTTAAGGGAATTCTGCTGACCAAAAAAATGACAAGTCCAGGCTGAATTGTTTGATTTTCATGTCAAGCAGTTTTTCCCTTGCATTTTGTGTGTGATTTCATAAATGTCATGTCCTGAATTTATGGTATGCTGCATGCGCTCTGAACAAAAAACATTTTAACTGTTTCTTCCAAAAGAAACTGCTTATGAACTTAATTGGTAGACCAAATGGCTACCAGATTCATTTTATGAAACTCCCATTCTAGCAGGCAATTGTTATCTGAAGCATTCTACTCTAGCCACTTCTTTGTATTGGTGGCATATTTAATTTGATTTAATTTCATCGTATGCTGCATTTACTCTATTTATTGTGCTCGTCATTTTGAACATTTTGTAGCTGGGAAGAAGACTATTTACCCACCTCAAAGTTTACAAAGGGGCAGAACACCCACACGTGGCTCAGAAACCTGTCCCTCTGCCTATCAGGGATAAAAGAATACAAAAGACTGATTAGAGAATCATCATCAATTGGAAAAAAAATGCAGTGACGAATTCCTCCCTTGAAGGTTTTGCCATTGCTTGGAATGCCATCCTCAGAGCCATGCGTCTGCCGAGGGAGTGTAAATCTTTTTTGTAATTTGAATACCAAAGAGTGATCCGGCCCAAATCTCTGTTTTCCAGTTGAAGTTTGTAATATTGACCTGATATGAGATGGTAGGTTCTTTCATTGTTCGGCATGAAGTTTAAATCCGGAAGGTGCCATCTGGAAATACTGCCAATTTCTCTGGCCGGGGGGCGaggtatttttcctttttttgtgtgtgtttgTAAAACAGACGTGTCCTTCCTTGCCTCTCTTC
This genomic interval carries:
- the LOC120672899 gene encoding 50S ribosomal protein L13, chloroplastic-like — its product is MATAVAASAFLSSSFAPRHHHRRLARPVTRRAATAGLAVRCEQSDKQKRQPLAALVPREQRFMFEGDELCGPDIWNTTWYPKAADHVTTEKTWYVVDATDKILGRLASTIAVHIRGKNEPTYTPSVDMGAFVIVVNAEKVAVSGKKRSQKLYRRHSGRPGGMKEETFDQLQKRIPERIIEHAVRGMLPKGRLGRRLFTHLKVYKGAEHPHVAQKPVPLPIRDKRIQKTD